The stretch of DNA TCGCATGTCCTTCCCAAATAGGACTGGGCAATATATTCTTAGCCTCCTCGAAGCTTTTAGGAATTACTTCCTCGGGTTTTGCTATACGGTACTCATTCTCTGTAACCAAAGCTTCCTTCACATACGTATTTTTGTATGGTAGGTTGTATTTTGGAGGTACCTCTTCATTTTCTTGAGAGAAGAGATTGAATGTTACGATACAGCTTAGAATAATTAAACTAACAAGTCTTTTCATCTTAGGGTATTATAATCGATTTTTATTGTTACTTTTTTACAAATATACTGTTTTTATATAAGCCTTATAACCTGTATGATATAAATAAAAGGTGACAAAAGTGACACTTTTTATTCTGTTTTTTATCTGTCACCTTTTTCTGTTTTTTATCAAGCTCAACGAAGAGAAGTATCATCTCCGGTAGGATACAAGAAAAAACACTAGACAGCGTCCTTATATAGATAAACTATTTTGCAATATACAACATATTATCAGGAATAATATCTTCTCTGATACTGCGGCTCGAAAGACCTACTTCGAGGAATTCTCCCATATAGTTTTCGAAATACAATAACTTCAATTCGTGATATCCGGCTTCGAGAGCAATCTTTCCTTCGGCACGTTTCAGGCTGTGAGAGCCATCGTTGTCAACAACGGTTTGGCCGTCAATGAATAACTTCGAACCATCGTCGGAGAAAGTATAAAATTGATAAACGCCCTTTTCGGGTATTTTGATATATGTTTTGAATACAAATGCCATAGAATCTTTAGCTGTAGCAGAGGCTATCGAAAAATTGTTCATCGTACCTTCTTTTACAAGTTTGGCAGAAGCGATCATATCTGTATGGGTAAGTTTAAAATCGGCTTCGTAGTACTTGTACTTTACTCCTTGTTGTTTTACCTGAATGTTTTTTGCAGGCAAATACTCCGTTGCTTGTTCGTCGGCAGAAGACAGGCCTGAAGGATAATAATATTCAAACTCGATACCTTTCGGGGTACGTATCCATGTGTCGAACTGATTTTTTCCTTCATACATTTTGATAATGCGTCCGCCTCTCTCTAATTTACCGTAAGCGTCTACTCCTGTTGTCCGTCCGAATGCGAGAGCTATTCCCTGATCGATACCTATATAATCGTTATTGTGGTCGTGCCCTACAAACACTCCCATTACGTCTTTCTTCTCTACCATCGAGCAAAACATTCCTGAATTTATTTCGGGAGAGGCAACCTCTTCTTCTTTATTGCCGATGGTCTTTTCTTTTCCAACGACGTTGTTATACTCCAGTATAGGAATATGGAAGAATGCAAGAGCAGGAAGCGGTGTTCCGCCGTTTTGTGCGGTATATTTATCCCTGGTTTTTCTGTACCAGTCTATCTGATCGAAGTGTATCCAGTCGTAATGACCGTACTTGTGTGCAGATGGTTTGTTGTGCGAGTCGATGCAATACAATACAGCCGCAGTCTTAGCTCCTTTCGACGACTTAACTTCTAACGGATAGTTTCCCGATCCCGATAGCTCCGGCCCTTTTTCTCCGATAAAGTAAGGGTAGTTTGCGATAAGATCAAACACCTCATCACGGGTAAGCCCTGCTTCTTCATCGTGATTTCCCAAGGTGACAGCCCAAGGTGTTTTAGCCTCTTCAAATATTTTGCCAATAGATTTCCATCCTTCTTTGGCAGGCATATCGGTTACTACGTCACCCGTAAGGATAGCGATATCCGGCTTTTCGGTTGCCAAAACATGTTTGATCACATCAACAGTCTTGCTGCAATTAGGAGAGTTGTTGCTCCAATGCAGGTCTGTAAATTGGGCAATCTTGAAATAACCGTCCTTATTGAATTTCAGTTGTATGTTATTCTTTTGTGCGAATAACGTAATTGCGCAAAAGAGAGTTACGAGTATTAGTGTATATTTTCTCATGGTCTTTATCTGTATTCTCTCTGTCATACCGAGTGTAACGAAGTATCTCGCATTCTTTTTATAGAAATGTTCAGCTTTGGGATGCTTCGTGCCTCAGCATGGCAGAGATGGTATAATCATTTTTTACAATCCTAATAATTTTTTCATTTTATGAAAAATCTGAGTATTCTTATACACTCCTATGAATTCGGACGAGCCCGGCCCGTAAGAAAAGACAGGCAGCATAAGCGGAGTGTGGTCGTCGGTCATATAGCGTGCTGTGAGATGTCCGTTCGCAACATTTCCGTCCACCAGTGTAAGGCCTCCTGTTTCGTGGTCGCCTGTTACTACAACCAATGTTTCTCCATTACTATCTGCAAACTCAAGGGCTGCTTTTACCGCCAAGTCGAAGCTTAATGTTTCCATTACAGAACCCGGAAAAGAATTGGCATGTCCGGCATAATCTATTTTTGCACCTTCTACCATCAGGAAAAACCCTTTGTCATTTGTTGTCGATAGTTTTTTTATAGCCTGATTTGTGGCGTCGGCAAGCATTGTCAGCGTTTCTTCCGATGCAGCCAGATCCATTCGTTCGTCAATACAAATAACCTTCTTGTTATCAGTATTGATGTCGTCAATAGATGTACTGATTCTATACTGTTTTTTCAATTCACTCAAAATATCCTTGCCATCGTTCCGACGTGTGAAAACAGACATTCCCGCACCGTTCAGAAGGGTTAGTTTTCCATCGAGCAAATACGAAGTTATCTCGTCAGAGTTATCTCTTTCTACCGAGTGTCCGTAAAAAGCGGCAGGGGTAGCATCGGCAACATTACCCAGTGTTACAACCCCGCAGGCATATCCCGCAGCATGCATTACATCTGCCATCGATGGGTATGCTACTCCATCTTCACTCATGCTGATATGGCGGTTGTTGTGGAGTTCGCCTGTTGCTAATGCGCTGCCTCCTGCGGCAGAATCGGTTGTATAGGAATCTTTGGCACTGGTGTTTTGCAATCCTACATATTTCATGTTGAAAATTGTAAGCCCGTTTCCGTTTTTGTAATTGGCATTATTTACTGTAGCTCCTGCCTGTAGTTGAGCAAGTCCTGTACCGTCACCAATAAGGAATATGATGTTCTTGATAGGCTTGTTGCTTCCATCATTCTTGTAAGTAGGGGTATATACGTTGATACCTTTCGATAGTTGCAGAAGCTTGTTGTTAAATCCTTGAAATCCGACTGTTGTTCTATCCAGCCTTTTGGCACGTGCTACATCATCGGTTATATCTTCATTCTTCCCTATTTGGTAGTTCTTATTGTCGAAATGCGAGAAATAATCCGCACACGCTTCAGGGCGGTCGGTATTAATGTAATCTATGCCTAGATTGTGGAACGTATTCCATGCGGTAACGCCATCGGGAGTTCCCCAAAAACGGATAGGCTTGCCCAATGCGTGTACTTCATTGATTACTTTTACGACTTTTTCCAACTCGGCTTTTTTAATAGATCCTTTACCGTTCCATACCGAATAGTCGGCAAAAGAAAGGCTTATCATTGCTATTCTTTTCAGCTGTTCGGGTGTATAGTCTGTTTTATATCCATCGAATGAAATAAATGACGGATATTTAGAATAATCTTTCTCATCAGGACGATTCCCCGATATAACAACCTTTACGGCATAAGGGTTAACCGTAGCGTCGAAAACCTGAGGATAGGCTTTCAGTTTGGATACTAATATATCCAAAGTCGGATTTGCCGGAGTTTTCAGATCTACCAAAAGAATAAGCGTTTTATCTGAGTTTTTCCAAGGTCTTCCTCCATTTTGTTTAAATAGATGGACCAATGGGGTGATGTATGCCTCGTCTATAGTCGGGGCATTGGCGACGTCCTTCAGGTCGTGTGCCACCTTCAACTCATTGGCTTTCCCTGTTGTGTAAATATCAGCCTCTATAGATGCTACTTGCTGTGCATAAGCCTGATAGAACGGAACTCTTTGCTCGTAATCGTTATGAGAGTGAATGAGTATCCGTTGTTGTGCATTGATAGATATACTTATCAACCCTGTCAACAAGACTAATAAATACATTTTGTTTAAAATATGTCTCATGATTAAAAACCTTTTTTGATTGTTGTTGACTATACTTCGTTACACGCAGGATAGCACAAATTCTATAATTATTTTATTTCTATTTGAGCAACTACGACAGAATGGTCTGAAATAAATGTATCGTCCAATTTTTCAGGGAGTACACTGTGTTTAGCTACCTTGATGCCTTTGCTTACAAAAACATAATCGATAAACTCACGTCTTTCCATCGGTACTTTTCCAAATCCGTGGAATGTCCAGTCTGTACCGCTTTTCTCTACTGCAATATCTTTCGAATGAATAAGATGTTCTGGACTATTCACATCCGTAACGTGTTTGATTACATCCGATTCCGGTGTCGCATTAAAG from Dysgonomonas mossii encodes:
- a CDS encoding PA14 domain-containing protein; amino-acid sequence: MRKYTLILVTLFCAITLFAQKNNIQLKFNKDGYFKIAQFTDLHWSNNSPNCSKTVDVIKHVLATEKPDIAILTGDVVTDMPAKEGWKSIGKIFEEAKTPWAVTLGNHDEEAGLTRDEVFDLIANYPYFIGEKGPELSGSGNYPLEVKSSKGAKTAAVLYCIDSHNKPSAHKYGHYDWIHFDQIDWYRKTRDKYTAQNGGTPLPALAFFHIPILEYNNVVGKEKTIGNKEEEVASPEINSGMFCSMVEKKDVMGVFVGHDHNNDYIGIDQGIALAFGRTTGVDAYGKLERGGRIIKMYEGKNQFDTWIRTPKGIEFEYYYPSGLSSADEQATEYLPAKNIQVKQQGVKYKYYEADFKLTHTDMIASAKLVKEGTMNNFSIASATAKDSMAFVFKTYIKIPEKGVYQFYTFSDDGSKLFIDGQTVVDNDGSHSLKRAEGKIALEAGYHELKLLYFENYMGEFLEVGLSSRSIREDIIPDNMLYIAK
- a CDS encoding alkaline phosphatase encodes the protein MRHILNKMYLLVLLTGLISISINAQQRILIHSHNDYEQRVPFYQAYAQQVASIEADIYTTGKANELKVAHDLKDVANAPTIDEAYITPLVHLFKQNGGRPWKNSDKTLILLVDLKTPANPTLDILVSKLKAYPQVFDATVNPYAVKVVISGNRPDEKDYSKYPSFISFDGYKTDYTPEQLKRIAMISLSFADYSVWNGKGSIKKAELEKVVKVINEVHALGKPIRFWGTPDGVTAWNTFHNLGIDYINTDRPEACADYFSHFDNKNYQIGKNEDITDDVARAKRLDRTTVGFQGFNNKLLQLSKGINVYTPTYKNDGSNKPIKNIIFLIGDGTGLAQLQAGATVNNANYKNGNGLTIFNMKYVGLQNTSAKDSYTTDSAAGGSALATGELHNNRHISMSEDGVAYPSMADVMHAAGYACGVVTLGNVADATPAAFYGHSVERDNSDEITSYLLDGKLTLLNGAGMSVFTRRNDGKDILSELKKQYRISTSIDDINTDNKKVICIDERMDLAASEETLTMLADATNQAIKKLSTTNDKGFFLMVEGAKIDYAGHANSFPGSVMETLSFDLAVKAALEFADSNGETLVVVTGDHETGGLTLVDGNVANGHLTARYMTDDHTPLMLPVFSYGPGSSEFIGVYKNTQIFHKMKKLLGL